A region from the Hippopotamus amphibius kiboko isolate mHipAmp2 chromosome 15, mHipAmp2.hap2, whole genome shotgun sequence genome encodes:
- the MKNK2 gene encoding MAP kinase-interacting serine/threonine-protein kinase 2 isoform X3, translating to MVQKKTAELQGFHRSFKGQNPFELAFSLDQAHHGEPDFSLECPARPDMPTSQPIDIPDAKKRGKKKKRCRATDSFSGRFEDVYQLQEDVLGEGAHARVQTCVNLITNQEYAVKIIEKQPGHIRSRVFREVEMLYQCQGHRNVLELIEFFEEEDRFYLVFEKMRGGSILSHIHQRRHFNELEASMVVQDVASALDFLHNKGIAHRDLKPENILCEHPNQVSPVKICDFDLGSGIKLNGDCSPISTPELLTPCGSAEYMAPEVVEAFSEEASIYDKRCDLWSLGVILYILLSGYPPFVGHCGSDCGWDRGEACPACQNMLFESIQEGKYEFPEKDWAHISFAAKDLISKLLVRDAKQRLSAAQVLQHPWVQGVRRLHAQWRAPRGRAGSVLQPRLSCLLAVRPGEHAAHAQGPAEEQLCQRPHFVRGRGHCHEPAAGPARGGRGGGGGAGPARGHPSYLTLPAAVPALAVQAGPAAAASQPVRGPRGPGGRPRVTPSFPLYIGPPLPRVKSEDFFKLLPAGDRRAASPGWIPRR from the exons ATGGTGCAGAAGAAAACAGCCGAACTTCAGGGCTTCCACCGTTCCTTCAAG gGGCAGAACCCTTTTGAACTGGCCTTCTCCCTAGACCAGGCTCACCACGGGGAGCCCGACTTCAGCCTGGAGTGCCCAGCCCGCCCTG ATATGCCCACGAGCCAGCCCATCGACATCCCTGATGCCAAGAAGAGGggcaagaagaagaagaggtGCCGGGCCACCGACAGCTTCTCGGGCAGGTTTGAAG ACGTGTATCAGCTGCAGGAGGACGTGCTCGGGGAGGGTGCCCACGCCCGCGTGCAAACCTGCGTCAACCTCATCACCAACCAGGAGTATGCCGTCAAG ATCATTGAGAAGCAGCCGGGCCACATTCGGAGTAGGGTTTTCCGGGAGGTGGAGATGTTGTATCAGTGCCAGGGACACAG gaaCGTTCTAGAGCTGATTGAGTTCTTTGAGGAGGAGGACCGCTTCTACCTGGTGTTTGAGAAGATGCGGGGTG GCTCCATCCTGAGCCACATACACCAGCGGCGGCACTTCAACGAGCTAGAGGCCAGCATGGTGGTGCAGGACGTGGCCAGCGCCCTGGACTTTCTGCACAACAAAG GCATCGCCCACAGGGACCTAAAGCCGGAAAACATCCTTTGTGAGCACCCCAACCAG GTCTCCCCCGTGAAGATCTGCGACTTTGACCTGGGCAGTGGCATCAAACTCAACGGGGACTGCTCCCCCATCTCCACCCCCGAGCTGCTCACCCCG TGCGGCTCCGCGGAGTACATGGCCCCCGAGGTTGTGGAGGCCTTCAGCGAGGAGGCCAGCATCTACGACAAGCGCTGCGACCTCTGGAGCCTGGGCGTCATCCTCTACATCCTGCTCAGCGGCTACCCGCCCTTCGTGGGCCACTGCGGCAGCGACTGCGGTTGGGACCGCGGCGAGGCCTGCCCGGCCTGCCAG AACATGCTGTTTGAGAGCATTCAGGAGGGCAAGTACGAGTTTCCGGAGAAGGACTGGGCCCACATCTCCTTTGCTGCCAAAGACCTCATCTCCAAGCTCCTCGTGCGCGACGCCAAGCAGAGGCTGAGCGCCGCCCAAGTCCTGCAGCACCCCTGGGTGCAGGGG GTGCGCCGCCTTCACGCGCAGTGGCGCGCGCCCCGAGGGCGGGCGGGCTCTGTTCTGCAGCCCCGCCTGTCCTGTCTCCTTGCAGTGCGCCCCGGAGAACACGCTGCCCACGCCCAGGGTCCTGCAGAG GAACAGCTGTGCCAAAGACCTCACTTCGTTCGCGGCCGAGGCCATTGCCATGAACCGGCAGCTGGCCCAGCGCGAGGAGGACGCGGCGGAGGAGGGGGGGCAGGACCAGCCCGTGGTCATCCGAGCTACCTCACGCTGCCTGCAGCTGTCCCCGCCCTCGCAGTCCAAGCTGGCCCAGCGGCGGCAGCGAGCCAGCCTGTCCGCGGCCCCCGTGGTCCTGGTGGGAGACCACGCGtgaccccctccttccctctgtacATAGGCCCCCCCCTTCCCCGCGTCAAGTcggaagatttttttaagctattgCCCGCGGGCGACCGGCGGGCTGCCTCCCCCGGCTGGATTCCGAGGCGCTAA
- the MKNK2 gene encoding MAP kinase-interacting serine/threonine-protein kinase 2 isoform X2: protein MVQKKTAELQGFHRSFKGQNPFELAFSLDQAHHGEPDFSLECPARPDMPTSQPIDIPDAKKRGKKKKRCRATDSFSGRFEDVYQLQEDVLGEGAHARVQTCVNLITNQEYAVKIIEKQPGHIRSRVFREVEMLYQCQGHRNVLELIEFFEEEDRFYLVFEKMRGGSILSHIHQRRHFNELEASMVVQDVASALDFLHNKGIAHRDLKPENILCEHPNQVSPVKICDFDLGSGIKLNGDCSPISTPELLTPCGSAEYMAPEVVEAFSEEASIYDKRCDLWSLGVILYILLSGYPPFVGHCGSDCGWDRGEACPACQNMLFESIQEGKYEFPEKDWAHISFAAKDLISKLLVRDAKQRLSAAQVLQHPWVQGPDWAPAQVRRLHAQWRAPRGRAGSVLQPRLSCLLAVRPGEHAAHAQGPAELCQRPHFVRGRGHCHEPAAGPARGGRGGGGGAGPARGHPSYLTLPAAVPALAVQAGPAAAASQPVRGPRGPGGRPRVTPSFPLYIGPPLPRVKSEDFFKLLPAGDRRAASPGWIPRR, encoded by the exons ATGGTGCAGAAGAAAACAGCCGAACTTCAGGGCTTCCACCGTTCCTTCAAG gGGCAGAACCCTTTTGAACTGGCCTTCTCCCTAGACCAGGCTCACCACGGGGAGCCCGACTTCAGCCTGGAGTGCCCAGCCCGCCCTG ATATGCCCACGAGCCAGCCCATCGACATCCCTGATGCCAAGAAGAGGggcaagaagaagaagaggtGCCGGGCCACCGACAGCTTCTCGGGCAGGTTTGAAG ACGTGTATCAGCTGCAGGAGGACGTGCTCGGGGAGGGTGCCCACGCCCGCGTGCAAACCTGCGTCAACCTCATCACCAACCAGGAGTATGCCGTCAAG ATCATTGAGAAGCAGCCGGGCCACATTCGGAGTAGGGTTTTCCGGGAGGTGGAGATGTTGTATCAGTGCCAGGGACACAG gaaCGTTCTAGAGCTGATTGAGTTCTTTGAGGAGGAGGACCGCTTCTACCTGGTGTTTGAGAAGATGCGGGGTG GCTCCATCCTGAGCCACATACACCAGCGGCGGCACTTCAACGAGCTAGAGGCCAGCATGGTGGTGCAGGACGTGGCCAGCGCCCTGGACTTTCTGCACAACAAAG GCATCGCCCACAGGGACCTAAAGCCGGAAAACATCCTTTGTGAGCACCCCAACCAG GTCTCCCCCGTGAAGATCTGCGACTTTGACCTGGGCAGTGGCATCAAACTCAACGGGGACTGCTCCCCCATCTCCACCCCCGAGCTGCTCACCCCG TGCGGCTCCGCGGAGTACATGGCCCCCGAGGTTGTGGAGGCCTTCAGCGAGGAGGCCAGCATCTACGACAAGCGCTGCGACCTCTGGAGCCTGGGCGTCATCCTCTACATCCTGCTCAGCGGCTACCCGCCCTTCGTGGGCCACTGCGGCAGCGACTGCGGTTGGGACCGCGGCGAGGCCTGCCCGGCCTGCCAG AACATGCTGTTTGAGAGCATTCAGGAGGGCAAGTACGAGTTTCCGGAGAAGGACTGGGCCCACATCTCCTTTGCTGCCAAAGACCTCATCTCCAAGCTCCTCGTGCGCGACGCCAAGCAGAGGCTGAGCGCCGCCCAAGTCCTGCAGCACCCCTGGGTGCAGGGG cctgactGGGCTCCCGCGCAGGTGCGCCGCCTTCACGCGCAGTGGCGCGCGCCCCGAGGGCGGGCGGGCTCTGTTCTGCAGCCCCGCCTGTCCTGTCTCCTTGCAGTGCGCCCCGGAGAACACGCTGCCCACGCCCAGGGTCCTGCAGAG CTGTGCCAAAGACCTCACTTCGTTCGCGGCCGAGGCCATTGCCATGAACCGGCAGCTGGCCCAGCGCGAGGAGGACGCGGCGGAGGAGGGGGGGCAGGACCAGCCCGTGGTCATCCGAGCTACCTCACGCTGCCTGCAGCTGTCCCCGCCCTCGCAGTCCAAGCTGGCCCAGCGGCGGCAGCGAGCCAGCCTGTCCGCGGCCCCCGTGGTCCTGGTGGGAGACCACGCGtgaccccctccttccctctgtacATAGGCCCCCCCCTTCCCCGCGTCAAGTcggaagatttttttaagctattgCCCGCGGGCGACCGGCGGGCTGCCTCCCCCGGCTGGATTCCGAGGCGCTAA
- the MKNK2 gene encoding MAP kinase-interacting serine/threonine-protein kinase 2 isoform X1 translates to MVQKKTAELQGFHRSFKGQNPFELAFSLDQAHHGEPDFSLECPARPDMPTSQPIDIPDAKKRGKKKKRCRATDSFSGRFEDVYQLQEDVLGEGAHARVQTCVNLITNQEYAVKIIEKQPGHIRSRVFREVEMLYQCQGHRNVLELIEFFEEEDRFYLVFEKMRGGSILSHIHQRRHFNELEASMVVQDVASALDFLHNKGIAHRDLKPENILCEHPNQVSPVKICDFDLGSGIKLNGDCSPISTPELLTPCGSAEYMAPEVVEAFSEEASIYDKRCDLWSLGVILYILLSGYPPFVGHCGSDCGWDRGEACPACQNMLFESIQEGKYEFPEKDWAHISFAAKDLISKLLVRDAKQRLSAAQVLQHPWVQGPDWAPAQVRRLHAQWRAPRGRAGSVLQPRLSCLLAVRPGEHAAHAQGPAEEQLCQRPHFVRGRGHCHEPAAGPARGGRGGGGGAGPARGHPSYLTLPAAVPALAVQAGPAAAASQPVRGPRGPGGRPRVTPSFPLYIGPPLPRVKSEDFFKLLPAGDRRAASPGWIPRR, encoded by the exons ATGGTGCAGAAGAAAACAGCCGAACTTCAGGGCTTCCACCGTTCCTTCAAG gGGCAGAACCCTTTTGAACTGGCCTTCTCCCTAGACCAGGCTCACCACGGGGAGCCCGACTTCAGCCTGGAGTGCCCAGCCCGCCCTG ATATGCCCACGAGCCAGCCCATCGACATCCCTGATGCCAAGAAGAGGggcaagaagaagaagaggtGCCGGGCCACCGACAGCTTCTCGGGCAGGTTTGAAG ACGTGTATCAGCTGCAGGAGGACGTGCTCGGGGAGGGTGCCCACGCCCGCGTGCAAACCTGCGTCAACCTCATCACCAACCAGGAGTATGCCGTCAAG ATCATTGAGAAGCAGCCGGGCCACATTCGGAGTAGGGTTTTCCGGGAGGTGGAGATGTTGTATCAGTGCCAGGGACACAG gaaCGTTCTAGAGCTGATTGAGTTCTTTGAGGAGGAGGACCGCTTCTACCTGGTGTTTGAGAAGATGCGGGGTG GCTCCATCCTGAGCCACATACACCAGCGGCGGCACTTCAACGAGCTAGAGGCCAGCATGGTGGTGCAGGACGTGGCCAGCGCCCTGGACTTTCTGCACAACAAAG GCATCGCCCACAGGGACCTAAAGCCGGAAAACATCCTTTGTGAGCACCCCAACCAG GTCTCCCCCGTGAAGATCTGCGACTTTGACCTGGGCAGTGGCATCAAACTCAACGGGGACTGCTCCCCCATCTCCACCCCCGAGCTGCTCACCCCG TGCGGCTCCGCGGAGTACATGGCCCCCGAGGTTGTGGAGGCCTTCAGCGAGGAGGCCAGCATCTACGACAAGCGCTGCGACCTCTGGAGCCTGGGCGTCATCCTCTACATCCTGCTCAGCGGCTACCCGCCCTTCGTGGGCCACTGCGGCAGCGACTGCGGTTGGGACCGCGGCGAGGCCTGCCCGGCCTGCCAG AACATGCTGTTTGAGAGCATTCAGGAGGGCAAGTACGAGTTTCCGGAGAAGGACTGGGCCCACATCTCCTTTGCTGCCAAAGACCTCATCTCCAAGCTCCTCGTGCGCGACGCCAAGCAGAGGCTGAGCGCCGCCCAAGTCCTGCAGCACCCCTGGGTGCAGGGG cctgactGGGCTCCCGCGCAGGTGCGCCGCCTTCACGCGCAGTGGCGCGCGCCCCGAGGGCGGGCGGGCTCTGTTCTGCAGCCCCGCCTGTCCTGTCTCCTTGCAGTGCGCCCCGGAGAACACGCTGCCCACGCCCAGGGTCCTGCAGAG GAACAGCTGTGCCAAAGACCTCACTTCGTTCGCGGCCGAGGCCATTGCCATGAACCGGCAGCTGGCCCAGCGCGAGGAGGACGCGGCGGAGGAGGGGGGGCAGGACCAGCCCGTGGTCATCCGAGCTACCTCACGCTGCCTGCAGCTGTCCCCGCCCTCGCAGTCCAAGCTGGCCCAGCGGCGGCAGCGAGCCAGCCTGTCCGCGGCCCCCGTGGTCCTGGTGGGAGACCACGCGtgaccccctccttccctctgtacATAGGCCCCCCCCTTCCCCGCGTCAAGTcggaagatttttttaagctattgCCCGCGGGCGACCGGCGGGCTGCCTCCCCCGGCTGGATTCCGAGGCGCTAA
- the MKNK2 gene encoding MAP kinase-interacting serine/threonine-protein kinase 2 isoform X5 yields MVQKKTAELQGFHRSFKGQNPFELAFSLDQAHHGEPDFSLECPARPDMPTSQPIDIPDAKKRGKKKKRCRATDSFSGRFEDVYQLQEDVLGEGAHARVQTCVNLITNQEYAVKIIEKQPGHIRSRVFREVEMLYQCQGHRNVLELIEFFEEEDRFYLVFEKMRGGSILSHIHQRRHFNELEASMVVQDVASALDFLHNKGIAHRDLKPENILCEHPNQVSPVKICDFDLGSGIKLNGDCSPISTPELLTPCGSAEYMAPEVVEAFSEEASIYDKRCDLWSLGVILYILLSGYPPFVGHCGSDCGWDRGEACPACQNMLFESIQEGKYEFPEKDWAHISFAAKDLISKLLVRDAKQRLSAAQVLQHPWVQGCAPENTLPTPRVLQSCAKDLTSFAAEAIAMNRQLAQREEDAAEEGGQDQPVVIRATSRCLQLSPPSQSKLAQRRQRASLSAAPVVLVGDHA; encoded by the exons ATGGTGCAGAAGAAAACAGCCGAACTTCAGGGCTTCCACCGTTCCTTCAAG gGGCAGAACCCTTTTGAACTGGCCTTCTCCCTAGACCAGGCTCACCACGGGGAGCCCGACTTCAGCCTGGAGTGCCCAGCCCGCCCTG ATATGCCCACGAGCCAGCCCATCGACATCCCTGATGCCAAGAAGAGGggcaagaagaagaagaggtGCCGGGCCACCGACAGCTTCTCGGGCAGGTTTGAAG ACGTGTATCAGCTGCAGGAGGACGTGCTCGGGGAGGGTGCCCACGCCCGCGTGCAAACCTGCGTCAACCTCATCACCAACCAGGAGTATGCCGTCAAG ATCATTGAGAAGCAGCCGGGCCACATTCGGAGTAGGGTTTTCCGGGAGGTGGAGATGTTGTATCAGTGCCAGGGACACAG gaaCGTTCTAGAGCTGATTGAGTTCTTTGAGGAGGAGGACCGCTTCTACCTGGTGTTTGAGAAGATGCGGGGTG GCTCCATCCTGAGCCACATACACCAGCGGCGGCACTTCAACGAGCTAGAGGCCAGCATGGTGGTGCAGGACGTGGCCAGCGCCCTGGACTTTCTGCACAACAAAG GCATCGCCCACAGGGACCTAAAGCCGGAAAACATCCTTTGTGAGCACCCCAACCAG GTCTCCCCCGTGAAGATCTGCGACTTTGACCTGGGCAGTGGCATCAAACTCAACGGGGACTGCTCCCCCATCTCCACCCCCGAGCTGCTCACCCCG TGCGGCTCCGCGGAGTACATGGCCCCCGAGGTTGTGGAGGCCTTCAGCGAGGAGGCCAGCATCTACGACAAGCGCTGCGACCTCTGGAGCCTGGGCGTCATCCTCTACATCCTGCTCAGCGGCTACCCGCCCTTCGTGGGCCACTGCGGCAGCGACTGCGGTTGGGACCGCGGCGAGGCCTGCCCGGCCTGCCAG AACATGCTGTTTGAGAGCATTCAGGAGGGCAAGTACGAGTTTCCGGAGAAGGACTGGGCCCACATCTCCTTTGCTGCCAAAGACCTCATCTCCAAGCTCCTCGTGCGCGACGCCAAGCAGAGGCTGAGCGCCGCCCAAGTCCTGCAGCACCCCTGGGTGCAGGGG TGCGCCCCGGAGAACACGCTGCCCACGCCCAGGGTCCTGCAGAG CTGTGCCAAAGACCTCACTTCGTTCGCGGCCGAGGCCATTGCCATGAACCGGCAGCTGGCCCAGCGCGAGGAGGACGCGGCGGAGGAGGGGGGGCAGGACCAGCCCGTGGTCATCCGAGCTACCTCACGCTGCCTGCAGCTGTCCCCGCCCTCGCAGTCCAAGCTGGCCCAGCGGCGGCAGCGAGCCAGCCTGTCCGCGGCCCCCGTGGTCCTGGTGGGAGACCACGCGtga
- the MKNK2 gene encoding MAP kinase-interacting serine/threonine-protein kinase 2 isoform X4 has protein sequence MVQKKTAELQGFHRSFKGQNPFELAFSLDQAHHGEPDFSLECPARPDMPTSQPIDIPDAKKRGKKKKRCRATDSFSGRFEDVYQLQEDVLGEGAHARVQTCVNLITNQEYAVKIIEKQPGHIRSRVFREVEMLYQCQGHRNVLELIEFFEEEDRFYLVFEKMRGGSILSHIHQRRHFNELEASMVVQDVASALDFLHNKGIAHRDLKPENILCEHPNQVSPVKICDFDLGSGIKLNGDCSPISTPELLTPCGSAEYMAPEVVEAFSEEASIYDKRCDLWSLGVILYILLSGYPPFVGHCGSDCGWDRGEACPACQNMLFESIQEGKYEFPEKDWAHISFAAKDLISKLLVRDAKQRLSAAQVLQHPWVQGCAPENTLPTPRVLQRNSCAKDLTSFAAEAIAMNRQLAQREEDAAEEGGQDQPVVIRATSRCLQLSPPSQSKLAQRRQRASLSAAPVVLVGDHA, from the exons ATGGTGCAGAAGAAAACAGCCGAACTTCAGGGCTTCCACCGTTCCTTCAAG gGGCAGAACCCTTTTGAACTGGCCTTCTCCCTAGACCAGGCTCACCACGGGGAGCCCGACTTCAGCCTGGAGTGCCCAGCCCGCCCTG ATATGCCCACGAGCCAGCCCATCGACATCCCTGATGCCAAGAAGAGGggcaagaagaagaagaggtGCCGGGCCACCGACAGCTTCTCGGGCAGGTTTGAAG ACGTGTATCAGCTGCAGGAGGACGTGCTCGGGGAGGGTGCCCACGCCCGCGTGCAAACCTGCGTCAACCTCATCACCAACCAGGAGTATGCCGTCAAG ATCATTGAGAAGCAGCCGGGCCACATTCGGAGTAGGGTTTTCCGGGAGGTGGAGATGTTGTATCAGTGCCAGGGACACAG gaaCGTTCTAGAGCTGATTGAGTTCTTTGAGGAGGAGGACCGCTTCTACCTGGTGTTTGAGAAGATGCGGGGTG GCTCCATCCTGAGCCACATACACCAGCGGCGGCACTTCAACGAGCTAGAGGCCAGCATGGTGGTGCAGGACGTGGCCAGCGCCCTGGACTTTCTGCACAACAAAG GCATCGCCCACAGGGACCTAAAGCCGGAAAACATCCTTTGTGAGCACCCCAACCAG GTCTCCCCCGTGAAGATCTGCGACTTTGACCTGGGCAGTGGCATCAAACTCAACGGGGACTGCTCCCCCATCTCCACCCCCGAGCTGCTCACCCCG TGCGGCTCCGCGGAGTACATGGCCCCCGAGGTTGTGGAGGCCTTCAGCGAGGAGGCCAGCATCTACGACAAGCGCTGCGACCTCTGGAGCCTGGGCGTCATCCTCTACATCCTGCTCAGCGGCTACCCGCCCTTCGTGGGCCACTGCGGCAGCGACTGCGGTTGGGACCGCGGCGAGGCCTGCCCGGCCTGCCAG AACATGCTGTTTGAGAGCATTCAGGAGGGCAAGTACGAGTTTCCGGAGAAGGACTGGGCCCACATCTCCTTTGCTGCCAAAGACCTCATCTCCAAGCTCCTCGTGCGCGACGCCAAGCAGAGGCTGAGCGCCGCCCAAGTCCTGCAGCACCCCTGGGTGCAGGGG TGCGCCCCGGAGAACACGCTGCCCACGCCCAGGGTCCTGCAGAG GAACAGCTGTGCCAAAGACCTCACTTCGTTCGCGGCCGAGGCCATTGCCATGAACCGGCAGCTGGCCCAGCGCGAGGAGGACGCGGCGGAGGAGGGGGGGCAGGACCAGCCCGTGGTCATCCGAGCTACCTCACGCTGCCTGCAGCTGTCCCCGCCCTCGCAGTCCAAGCTGGCCCAGCGGCGGCAGCGAGCCAGCCTGTCCGCGGCCCCCGTGGTCCTGGTGGGAGACCACGCGtga